In the genome of Terribacillus sp. FSL K6-0262, one region contains:
- a CDS encoding acyl-CoA dehydrogenase family protein, whose amino-acid sequence MEKIYETKLKVIQSLIDEVVEQTIAPSADRMDREKIFPKGNIQALAAKGLNGILLPEDLGGLGAGYEAFSIVAEKIAAHCPSTGLVYTMHVEAADAIYRFGTEEQHEKWLKPVQDGWFGTTSTSERSSGGRYWINTSQAKRTPGGYELHLEKSFTTSSGFADFYIVQTGSPGACAADDLSYFIIEGTNPGLSFGSWDALGVRGNHSSSLTLDSVQVPEENLLGGEGAGRSIVEGSVAYLLGLGSVWTGLAGGIVEEVTAYAKRNHHRDVDKSLADYQVIRGLLAKAAIQYKGLAAWLHKLRTDIDQQLTSGSKELCPSTRQDLLSFKIHASETVNVIAQAAMDITGGYGYKIGKLERFYRDARAGIVMGPSNNLARDILAKQIVGSSDDLWEETS is encoded by the coding sequence ATGGAAAAAATATATGAAACAAAACTAAAGGTCATTCAGTCTCTCATTGATGAAGTAGTGGAACAAACCATCGCCCCTTCGGCGGACCGGATGGACAGGGAGAAAATTTTTCCGAAGGGGAATATACAGGCGCTTGCAGCAAAAGGGCTGAATGGAATTTTGCTTCCGGAGGATCTGGGCGGGCTTGGTGCAGGCTATGAAGCATTTTCGATTGTGGCCGAGAAAATTGCCGCTCATTGCCCATCCACGGGTCTTGTCTACACCATGCACGTAGAGGCGGCCGATGCCATTTACCGTTTCGGCACGGAGGAGCAGCACGAGAAGTGGCTGAAACCTGTACAAGATGGCTGGTTTGGCACCACTTCAACAAGCGAAAGGTCTTCAGGAGGCAGGTACTGGATAAACACAAGCCAAGCAAAGCGGACACCGGGCGGTTATGAGCTCCATTTGGAAAAATCCTTTACGACAAGCAGCGGCTTTGCTGATTTCTATATTGTTCAAACCGGGTCCCCTGGTGCTTGCGCTGCCGATGATTTGAGTTATTTCATCATTGAAGGAACTAATCCTGGTCTCAGCTTCGGGAGCTGGGATGCCCTCGGAGTGAGAGGAAACCATAGTTCCTCGCTGACATTGGACAGCGTGCAAGTGCCTGAGGAAAATTTGCTCGGGGGCGAGGGAGCTGGCAGGTCCATTGTAGAAGGGAGTGTCGCTTATTTGCTCGGCCTCGGCTCTGTCTGGACAGGATTGGCTGGCGGAATAGTCGAAGAGGTCACAGCATATGCCAAACGGAATCACCATCGTGATGTGGACAAAAGTCTGGCCGACTACCAGGTTATCCGTGGTCTGCTCGCCAAAGCTGCCATTCAATATAAAGGGCTTGCTGCGTGGTTGCATAAACTCCGCACGGACATCGATCAGCAGCTGACCAGCGGATCGAAAGAGCTGTGCCCATCCACCCGGCAAGATTTGCTATCCTTTAAGATCCATGCTTCGGAAACAGTGAATGTGATTGCGCAGGCTGCCATGGACATAACCGGCGGCTATGGCTATAAAATTGGTAAGCTGGAAAGGTTTTACCGTGATGCCAGAGCGGGTATTGTTATGGGTCCTTCCAACAATTTGGCCCGTGATATTCTGGCAAAGCAGATCGTAGGATCATCGGATGATTTGT